Genomic window (Eublepharis macularius isolate TG4126 chromosome 6, MPM_Emac_v1.0, whole genome shotgun sequence):
TTGGTCAGAAGATGAGAAGGCAAATTAATTTATTTGAGTTACGAGCAGTTTATTATACATTTAGCTCTCTCGCAGATATAGTATCCTACAAGAGATTCCAGGTGTCGACAGACAACACAACTGCTGCATTCTGTAtaaacaagcaaggtggcacAGTTTCAAAGATACTCTGTGCAGAGGCTGTCTGCTTGTGGGAGTGGGCCATAGCCCACTCTCTGTGCCCTGTATATTGTAAGATCCCACAATGCCAGGGAAGATTGGCTTGGCAggttgggagagggagagggaaaagggGGAGACCTCTCTAAACCACATAACCGTTTTCAGCAGGAAAAACCACCTCAGAGTGGTTTGGAGTGAAGGGTTGTCCCCTCAGTAGCCTAAAAGAAGAAAATCCTGTTCAGAGCAGCTGGCTTGTGCAAGCGCagtcccagtgtgtgcctgcacgataacctagatgaacaacagttacaagtaagtgttTTTTCTTGGTTGTAATGAAACCTGTAAATCTGCTAGTAAGACTAGGACTGATAGACAAGTGCTGAGTCTCTGCAGTTACAccctaaagttaaaaaaaaatcttctgctTCTCTTTGATGATGGCCCTTACTCAGTGTATACTTTTCACTGAAAGCAAACAGAACATTAAGATGCGTAAAGGGCAGGGAGGAAGATAATAGTTTGCCCTTTTCTAGACTACTATGTACAATTCTTGTGACCCTGCATCAAAAAAGGATATTGCTGGAGTGGGCAAGGTTCAACAAAGAGcaactattattattacttgCTTGAAGAAACTCACATgaaaaaagagattgaaaagattGGAACTGTTTACTTTAGAAAGGAGAAGAAACATGTTGAAAGCCTGTAGCAGGAAACTAATGGTTCATATACAGAAGACACTGAAGGCACAAGTAAACAGTGGGGTCTCTTATTTTTAGGGCATTTCTGTATGGTTTTTTTATGCATTCACTGGAAAATTGTTACTTTTTTGTGTACAGAAGACCAATGGTTTAACTCTTCTGTTATTGCATTTGCTTGGCACTCCCACTGCAGCTGCTTGCTGCTGGTCATATGTGATTCTTCTCCCACTTAGCATGTCCACTGCTATGGGGGAATAGGATGCAAACTAGTGTTAAGGCTCACTCTTGGCTAGTGACCGTGACAACACTTTTTACTGCCTTCACCATTTTGAGATCTACTAAACGTTTTTGACCTCCCTCCATTTAAAACAGGGGATACTCCCTGAAACTATTTCAGCCATCTTAACCGTCATTTAGTTCTATTTTTAAGGCAGGCACCAAAAAGGGTGCCTTTATATTTTGCATTACCTTTACCGTTTTATGGAGCTAAGGCTGTGTGATCTTCCTCATAACTGTTGGACCAAATGCCTCTCCCTCTTTTTGTTTTAGTTACTCCCTCCAGCATAAAGCTGTTTTTCCACATCTTCTCACCCACAGTGCAAGACCTAGGTATCTTCACAGTTGTTTTTGGTTCAGGATTTGGAGAAAGCTACACAAAGGATAGGCAGTTGGAGCATACATTCACTGATTGTTAaccaattattttatatatacattCACCTGACTGTTGTTACAACACcttattttattcattcattattaAAATTTTTGCCTTTGAAAAGCAGTAATATGGAGAAGAGTGTTTTCTCATTCATGTTTGGATTCACAGTTAAATAGGTGATAagtgttggcagagttcaggaaataatccaatccatgctttggaatttgctttcaatgaatttactgcaactggatttttgcagaagacaataactgactgcaggcTATTAATGTAACAATGTGTGTTTTCTCTCACAGCaaagagagaaaacaacaaaAGGTAGCTttaactgcaagagaaaacattcaataaaccctaaacactagagaatgctccacagcacCCCCTAGGGCACACTTGGACTAAACTACAAGTTCATCATATAGGATTTAGAGGTTTTGAATACCTCTCCTGGTTAAATCTTGTAAGAACCAATAACTAGGtatgccacaaaaatgtgaagtcaTTATGATCCTAAAATAATCACATAGTATATATGTGAGAAGGAAATAACGCAGACACATTCCCAGCTTGTTCTTGACATGTATTATTTCACTTTCTCTTCCAAAAATGTGCATTCCAGATGTGACACTATTAtgagtgggaaggtgggtttAAAACATGATTCCCCACACCAAGCAAACACATATGTGCACTTAAGTGATTCAGTTTAGGAAGGACCTCACAACCAGCTGCATTTGGTGTCTGGAAGTAAGCTGGTTGGCAGGTTGCTTTAATATTTGtcctttttaattaatttttccttacttttttgttgttgagatAAGCTAAACTGCAAATAAATAAGGTGGATGctgtaataaaagaaaaaatgcaaGTGCCCTACCATAGTAACTTGTGATGTTCTTGCAGTTTTCCCAGAACTAAAACTTCTTTGTGGAGCTGATGTTCTGAAGACGTTTCAAATACCCAACCTGTGGAATGAAGAGCACATTCAAGAAATAGTGACAAAGTTTGGGCTGGTTTGTGTTAGTCGTGCTGGCAGTGATCCTTCTCAGTATATTTCTGAATCAGAGCTTTTATGTAGATACCAGCACAATATTCACTTGGTTAAAGAATGGATTCCAAATGAAATCAGTGCCACAAATATAAGGTGTGCCTTGCGCAAAGGGCAAAGTGTGAAATACCTGATTCCAGACTCTGTTATTTCATACATTAaggaatataatatatatatggaAGAGAGTGAACGGAAAAATGAAGGGAACTTGCTACAGCCTCTGAAGCAGAACAGTGCTATGATCAACCTGCTCAATGAATGATGGTTCTATGCAACCAAATGAGTGGTTTCCCACTTCATGAAGTGGGTTGAGAAGGAAAGTCTATAAAGATAACTTAAAAAGCTGTGGTAATTTGTAAGCAATCCATTATACCAAAATCTGTAAACAGCAGTCCAAAGCCTTGAGTGGCTCAGCTCCTTCTTTATTATCTGTCATACCTAATATAATTTTACTCAGATAGTGGGAATGCCTGTCGAGAGCTACCCCAGATTGAAATAAAAAAGCAAGTCCCGGATCAGCTGGTGGCTCTAATTCTGGTGTTCACTTATACACAATGAGGCAACGAGAGATGTAGTGCTAGTTGCAATAAGTGGTAGTTTGCCATAATTGGGTTTATGCTTGTTGAACTGTGTTACAAATTTATCAGTTTTAAGTATGACTGTTGACAAAGAATTAAACTGTTGTGAACCTTGATCCTAGACACCTTTATTTGATAAGTAGGATTTACTTTGAAGTAAACTGTTAAGCACTGTCTTGTTATTGCCATTTTCCTTTGTCTGTATGAACTCAACATTTCAAGTAACATTTCAGTAAAGATTTTTAGACATTTGAATTATTGCAAGCCTTTCTCTATACAGTAATGTTAGATTGCTTTTAATGTGTCTGCTTTACTGTAAAAGTGTCAACTACTGCCATGGTGGTTTCTTCCCCATGTGTTCCCTTTTTGCCTGGGTGAGCACAGTTCCCCTTGCAAGTGAAGATGGAGGCAAAATAGGAATCGAGCAATTCTGTCCTatctttatcacctgttaaaatctaACTTTCCTCTCCTGATAGTGGTCCTAATGCTTCTTCATTCTTTTTCCTGCTCCAGacataaccaaagaaccctttttgtTGGGTTTAGCATCTCGCTAACATAAGCTCATATtcagctttagcctttctaacattCTCTGCAAGCACCGACAAgctgtttatattcatccttggttatacagccctccttccatttcttaaatgtgtatattttataattttcaaatatttagaaagctgtttatggagccaccatGACTTTTTTAGgcacctcccatttttctttcttattggaatagtttgtgattATGCCTTCAGTAtctcgcttttaagaaactcccacccatcttgaactcccttctccatgtatttttctgcccattggattctccccagcatgactttgagcttgttaaaattagctgTTCTAGAATCCAACCTATATTTCGGATGAAGTTCAGCTTTCACCTTACCCAAGATCTTAAAAcgccaaaattacatggtcactactaccTAGAGtgccactactttcacctcatcaacctgttcttccctgttggtcagaatcaagtccaagatagcagaacccttgtttccttctctactttctggaagatgaagttgtcagcaagacaagtcaggaatttattagacTGTATGTTTTTAGCAGAGAGTGACTTTCAGCAGATATAACTGTAATTGCAGGGGACAGCTCATGTTCTACTCCCCCACTGTCCTCTTTCACTTTCCAGCCCCTCCATAGCCTTTctgcttttcctgcttccttctctctttcccacccacttttgtctgCCCCCCCCTATCTTCACCTTCCTCTCTACCCCAACAGCCTGTCCCCTATGGCCCAATTGTATGGTGctagctgagccaggcccagttgcatgctggGAACCTTCAAGGATTTGCAGGGGAAGTACTTTGcttttccctgtatcctcttCCTCACActgttttcctctttctctcctcctagtaGCCTCTGTATCCTCACATTTCACTATGTTATTCTGACCTTCAAAACCACtaaacaatttactttttatctgTCCCTctttcacctatatttcttaatttactttatttatatactgccttttcccccagtggggacctaaaccAGCTTATATCATTGCCTTCCACATTATCCTCATACCAAACCtgacaggtaggttaggctgagtgtgtgtgactggatcaaagtcaccaagtgagcttccacagcagagtggtgatttgaacctgggtctctcagatcctactctCTCCCAGATCCTGCACTATGCTGGCTGGGTGGGGGGCTGCCCTTGAATAGTCGCAAGTAGCCAGTCCTGCAAGtgatgtggtatcaagttgcccagtagttgcttctgatcctggccccagttctccctcaaagacaaagcagccctagaaagggccccGTCCCCTCCATCTGCCATTTACTGATGAAacaaagcctggaatactggctaaactgttgtgGTTACTTAACGACAGccattgagggcatctggttaaagccacagatttttttaacccacccacccccatgtaTTTTTTTATATTAAGGTTTTTATGCAAACGGGGGACATATTCAAGTGTGTAGGaagttctgtcttgtctgttcatggctccaatctccagatttaagtatatagagatcagggccacttggctattaatatataagatgcTCACCAGAATTCTCAAAACCACTTATATTCTAGGTGTGAAACACTTAATGTTTTATATAACTTGATAAGAAACTTCTTGCATGCTGTTTTatacataattttttttccagaaatcaGCTTCTATTGACTTGTCTCTGTGCCTTTTGGGGACAATCAATCTAAAAAGTGTGATTTTCATAGTTTTAACAGTTTGATGTTTTAAACTTGCTGTGATTTATATGGTTTTCAATATGTTAACCATCTTGGGTACCAGTTGCCTGGGTGAAAGGCAAACTGATAAATGTTGTAAACAACTAAACATACAtaattgtgttttgttttgagaTGGGAGAGGGAATAGGAATAGCAAAGCAGCATGAAAGCAGTACAGAACAACTATGTAAAGCATTCCATAGTGTCCCTTTCTGGTCAGTTTTTGAATAGAACATTATATTGGAGTGGTGTAAAGAATAGGAGCCTAGGACTTTGATCAGGGATATGTGGATTCAATCCCCATTGATCCATAAGGGTCACTAGATGACCTTCATTCAGTGACTGTCAGCCTGACCTATTTCACGAGGATACACTTGAAAGGGGGCGAACTATGTTTGCTTCCATGTTCTCCTTAAagaaaagtcaggataaaaatgggatataaacatATATTTGGATAATAGTTGATCAGTGTGTGGACTTTCATTGGATCCACTGTTATAACATTGTTTGATAATGTATAAAAGTTTGATATTGAACTCTTACTCAGATACCATAATGAGGGGAATAAGAATATTCCAGCCTCTAAAAATTGATAAGTAAAATGCTGCTTCAGTTTAATTCAGAATATTTTTCTCACAGTATTGGGATTCCCAAGAGATTCTATTCTAATAAATCATTTAGTAAAGTTAAAAAATTCCAGAACTTCAATCTGTAAATCATGAGGAGACTGTCTTACAGATCAGCTTTGAGTTCCAGCATTTTGGAAAAGATAATGGCTTAGATCCTAACCTCTTTTTCTAGTTGCAGAAGGCACTTGTGCTCTTGTACAAGGATGGACATTTCCCTCCATCCTACTGCAGACTCTCATTTCATCCTCCATGCTGTTGCTGGCTGCCCCCATGCCTCCATGATCAGAATTTCAGGGGAGGTGACAGGATATGGTGGTAGGATGTTGTAAATTCCCTTCCTTGAACACTGCTGCAGTTAAAGAAGGCAACCTTTATTCAGAAGCATAACAGTTACAGACTTGGGCAAAGCTGTCAgtagtaggacattttggagcttgttgattcatagggttgccgtaagtcagaagcaacttgatgccacgtaacacacacacacacactcaaaaacagttaatgcagttaataactCCACTCAATTAATTTAAAATTGAACTTATGGTACATGGGAAACTATTTGTTTTGCCACACGTTTGTTTGAAATTTCCCTGCTGTAAGTGATGGGAAGATTTTACAGTCTCAAGTGACTCCTTCCAAGCAACAGTGTATTGTTGTTGAATAATGCAGTACTGCAcaggtttttttgcttgcttgcttgttctgAAGTTAATGGGTTTCTGTGAAGTGCTGCTTACTTCTCAGTCTGAAAAGATTTCACGTTTTTTTTAGGTAAAAGTGTGTTCTGATTTCTAATACAATGAAAAGTTTGGGAGATAACTGGAATTGGGTGTTATGCTAATGCAAAGTTGGATGACTGACAGCTCATTCACCAGTTATTCTATTCACTCATCATCTCTTGTTCTATTCACAACATCTCTTGCCTACATCCATAACTCAGGGCTTATTCAGACATTCATCGTATAAGCATCACTCATAGAACAATTTCAGAAGGGACAGAACTTGCAAAATCTTCACATTATGTAATTCAGTTAGAAGACTAAAGACTaaagcagtgtgatgtggtagctaaaaaggcaaatgtgatttgggctgtatcaacagaagtatagtgtccagatcatgcgaagtgattgtattgctttactctgctctggttagacctcacttaaagtattgtgttcagttttgggcaccacaatttaagtcCTATgatgaaaggttgaaggagctgggtatgtttagcctggagaggagatgactgagaggtgatatgataaccatcttcaagtacttgaagagctgtcatataaaggatggcgcagagttgttttccattgccccagaaggttggaccagaaccaatggcttgaaattaaatcaaaagagttttcagttaaacattaggaagaacttcttgacagttagagcggtccctcagtggaaaaggcttccttgggaggtggtgggctctccttctttggaggtttttttaagcagaggctatatGGCCATCTGATGGTGATTCTGTGAACCTTGGcaaatcatgagagggaaggcaggaagggttccatctatgcttagttctcatggccccttcttacatgcccagggtaatgccaactgctactttggggtcaggaagcaattttctccaggccagtttgactagggatcctggcagtattttgccatcttctgggcatggccaAATGAAAGAAGGAGGAACCTTCAATGATACAAAGTAATACCAACAGGAGTAAACCACAAATGAAGattctttttgtaaaaaaatcttCTGAAGAGATCGCTGTGGGACATGGCAGCCTGAGAACAATATGGTGTAATTAAAGTcatccttggttgttgtgggttttccgggctgtattgccgtggtcttggcattgtagttcctgacatttcgccagcagctgtggctggcatcttcagaggtgtagcaccaaaagacagagatctctcagtgtcacagtgtggaaaagatgttggcaggtcatttgtatctactcaggaggggtggggttgagctgagt
Coding sequences:
- the RBP1 gene encoding retinol-binding protein 1 isoform X1 translates to MKHLTPLTLLACGSFNPITNMHMRLFELARDHFHQAGKYQVTEGIISPVNDKYGKQGLASAKHRLEMARLALETSEWIRVDPWESEQEQWSETVKVLRHHYKELLKSHCIRRLPGKNNWPIEKAAGASLASSLTVFPELKLLCGADVLKTFQIPNLWNEEHIQEIVTKFGLVCVSRAGSDPSQYISESELLCRYQHNIHLVKEWIPNEISATNIRCALRKGQSVKYLIPDSVISYIKEYNIYMEESERKNEGNLLQPLKQNSAMINLLNE